From one Bos javanicus breed banteng chromosome 15, ARS-OSU_banteng_1.0, whole genome shotgun sequence genomic stretch:
- the P2RY6 gene encoding P2Y purinoceptor 6, with amino-acid sequence MAWDNGTGQALDAPPTNCVYRENFKHLLLPPVYSAVLAVGLPLNACVIAQICTSRRALTRTAVYTLNLALADLLYACSLPLLIYNYAQGDHWPFGDLTCRLVRFLFYANLHGSILFLTCISFQRYLGICHPLAPWHKRGGRRAAWLVCGAVWLAVTTQCLPTALFASTGIQRNRTVCYDLSPPALATRYMPYGMTLTVIGFLLPFVALLACYCCLARRLCRQDGPAGPVAQERRGKAARMAVVVAAAFAISFLPFHITKTAYLAVRSTPGVSCPVLEAFAAAYKGTRPFASANSVLDPILFYFTQKKFRQRPHKLLQKLTAKWQRQGR; translated from the coding sequence ATGGCATGGGACAATGGCACAGGCCAGGCCCTGGACGCGCCGCCCACCAACTGCGTCTACCGAGAGAACTTCAAGCACCTGCTGCTGCCGCCTGTTTACTCGGCGGTGCTGGCAGTGGGCCTGCCCCTGAATGCCTGTGTCATCGCCCAGATCTGCACGTCCCGCCGGGCCCTGACCCGCACAGCTGTGTACACCCTGAACCTGGCCCTGGCTGACCTGCTGTATGcctgctccctgcccctgctCATCTACAACTATGCCCAAGGTGACCACTGGCCCTTCGGAGACCTCACCTGCCGCCTGGTCCGCTTCCTCTTCTATGCCAACCTCCACGGCAGCATCCTCTTTCTCACCTGCATCAGCTTCCAGCGTTACCTAGGCATCTGCCACCCTCTGGCCCCCTGGCACAAGCGTGGGGGCCGCCGGGCTGCCTGGCTAGTGTGTGGAGCTGTATGGCTGGCTGTGACAACCCAGTGCCTGCCCACTGCCCTCTTTGCCTCCACAGGAATCCAGCGGAACCGCACAGTCTGCTATGACCTGAGTCCGCCCGCCCTGGCCACCCGCTACATGCCCTATGGCATGACCCTTACGGTCATCGGCTTCCTGCTGCCCTTTGTTGCCCTTCTGGCCTGCTACTGCTGCCTGGCCCGTCGTCTGTGCCGCCAGGATGGCCCAGCAGGGCCAGTGGCCCAGGAGCGGCGTGGCAAGGCAGCCCGCATGGCTGTGGTGGTGGCAGCTGCCTTTGCCATCAGCTTCCTGCCTTTCCACATCACCAAGACAGCCTATCTGGCGGTGCGCTCTACACCTGGTGTCTCCTGCCCTGTGCTGGAGGCCTTTGCAGCAGCCTACAAGGGCACACGGCCCTTCGCCAGTGCCAACAGTGTGCTGGATCccatccttttctacttcacccagaaGAAGTTCCGCCAGCGACCACACAAGCTGCTACAGAAACTCACGGCCAAGTGGCAGCGACAGGGTCGCTGA